The following are encoded in a window of Nakamurella sp. A5-74 genomic DNA:
- a CDS encoding glycosyltransferase, with protein MTVAAPHLAVLAHPRHPVAEPFAGGMESHTWHLCKELTALGAHTTLYAPRGSDQSIASELRTYPELTLSATAARDETRPSDLELYQHHALMSAVAEIAADSRIDAVHNQTLHYLPIATSALLPPMVTTLHTPPFSWLESAIRTGGRGTGFVAVSRYIADEFSELLATPAHVIHNGVDTALFRPGPGGDDLAWTGRMVPEKAPHLAIDAARAAGRPLSLMGPIGDREYFDLQVRPRLGGTIDYLGHLDRRGVAAVLQQSAACLMTSVWPEPFGLSAAEAVCCGTPVIGFRVGGLGEVICRPELGSLVTAWDVPAMAAAVDRVVDLDRTATAATAARLFSLRRMASEYLELFAGLDALRGFDRAG; from the coding sequence ATGACTGTCGCCGCCCCCCACCTCGCCGTGCTGGCACACCCACGCCATCCCGTCGCCGAACCGTTCGCCGGCGGGATGGAGTCGCACACCTGGCATCTGTGCAAGGAGCTCACAGCGCTCGGAGCTCACACCACGCTGTACGCACCGCGAGGATCGGATCAGTCGATCGCCTCCGAGTTGCGCACCTACCCGGAGCTGACCCTTTCCGCGACAGCCGCGCGGGACGAGACCCGGCCGTCCGATCTCGAGCTCTACCAGCACCACGCCCTGATGTCCGCTGTGGCCGAGATCGCCGCGGACAGCCGCATCGATGCCGTCCACAACCAGACCCTGCATTATCTGCCGATCGCGACCTCCGCGCTGCTGCCACCGATGGTCACCACGCTGCACACCCCACCGTTCTCCTGGCTGGAGTCGGCGATCCGCACGGGAGGTCGGGGCACCGGCTTCGTCGCCGTCTCCCGCTACATCGCCGACGAGTTCTCCGAGCTCCTGGCGACCCCGGCGCACGTCATCCACAACGGCGTCGACACGGCCCTGTTCAGACCAGGACCCGGCGGCGACGATCTGGCCTGGACCGGCCGGATGGTGCCGGAGAAGGCGCCCCACCTGGCGATCGACGCGGCTCGTGCGGCTGGACGCCCGCTGAGCCTGATGGGGCCGATCGGCGACCGGGAGTACTTCGATCTCCAGGTCCGTCCCCGGCTGGGCGGCACCATCGATTACCTCGGGCACCTCGACCGGCGCGGGGTGGCCGCCGTCCTGCAGCAATCCGCGGCCTGCCTGATGACCTCGGTCTGGCCCGAGCCGTTCGGGCTGTCGGCGGCCGAGGCGGTCTGCTGCGGCACCCCGGTGATCGGCTTCCGGGTGGGAGGTCTCGGCGAGGTCATCTGCCGACCCGAGCTGGGCTCGCTGGTCACGGCCTGGGATGTCCCCGCGATGGCAGCGGCGGTCGATCGGGTCGTCGACCTCGATCGCACGGCGACGGCAGCGACAGCGGCACGCCTGTTCTCTCTGCGCCGCATGGCATCCGAGTACCTGGAGTTGTTCGCCGGCCTGGACGCCCTGCGCGGGTTCGACCGTGCGGGATGA
- a CDS encoding glycosyltransferase, protein MSGRPPWDAPTLAPHDPPEVSVVVPYYDDPATVDLLLRALDQQVGGVRFEVIVADDGSPASPVIPDELGFRCRVVGQPDLGFRAAAARNLGAAAATGELLVFLDGDTLPTGDYLVRMVQALRDTDRGHGGMVVARRRHIDLAGLTPDTVLTLLAGADLAAAGVTPLPEPAWLADGYARTDDLLHSGDDDFRLVISAVLAIDRRSFTAIGGFDENFVGYGGEDWDLAWRSWVAGVDRRYAPGAVAWHDGPDAGGRPADPLAKNLETIRLARLVPLPSTRGSALWHEIPQIAVRYLGPVTGTAADAAVIAAAAGLLEGSDAAVWFPDVEGRQGLPPLLADDPRVHAGEVPPHIAARTRYLAEVRAPLQLTTTLQTACATGDLSIPDVMELRHARSVARDESLTSRGSVEYRLIDADVSLERWWAGW, encoded by the coding sequence GTGAGCGGGCGCCCGCCGTGGGATGCCCCGACGCTCGCGCCGCACGATCCACCGGAGGTCTCGGTCGTGGTGCCGTACTACGACGACCCGGCGACTGTGGACCTGCTGCTGCGGGCCCTGGATCAGCAGGTCGGCGGCGTCCGCTTCGAGGTGATCGTGGCCGACGACGGTTCACCGGCGTCACCGGTGATCCCGGACGAACTCGGCTTCCGCTGCAGGGTGGTCGGGCAGCCGGATCTCGGATTCCGGGCGGCAGCTGCGCGCAATCTCGGTGCCGCCGCCGCGACCGGGGAGCTGTTGGTCTTCCTGGACGGCGACACCCTGCCCACCGGCGACTACCTGGTACGCATGGTGCAAGCGCTCCGCGACACCGACCGAGGACACGGGGGGATGGTCGTCGCCCGGCGGCGCCACATCGACCTCGCCGGTCTCACGCCCGACACGGTGCTGACCCTGCTAGCCGGCGCCGATCTGGCGGCGGCCGGGGTCACACCCCTGCCGGAGCCCGCCTGGTTGGCGGACGGCTATGCGAGGACCGACGACCTGCTGCACTCCGGCGACGACGATTTCCGCCTGGTGATCTCGGCGGTGCTCGCCATCGACCGCCGGTCGTTCACCGCCATCGGCGGCTTCGACGAGAACTTTGTCGGGTACGGCGGCGAGGACTGGGATCTGGCCTGGCGCTCGTGGGTGGCTGGGGTCGACCGCCGGTACGCACCGGGAGCGGTCGCGTGGCACGACGGGCCGGACGCCGGCGGCCGCCCGGCAGACCCGCTCGCGAAGAACCTGGAGACGATCCGGCTCGCCCGCCTCGTCCCGCTGCCGTCCACCCGAGGATCCGCGCTGTGGCACGAGATCCCGCAGATCGCCGTGCGATATCTCGGGCCGGTGACCGGCACCGCAGCCGACGCCGCCGTCATCGCCGCGGCGGCCGGGCTGCTGGAGGGTTCGGACGCAGCCGTGTGGTTCCCCGATGTCGAAGGCCGACAGGGATTGCCTCCACTGCTGGCCGACGACCCCCGGGTGCACGCCGGCGAGGTGCCTCCGCACATCGCCGCTCGCACGCGCTACCTGGCGGAAGTCCGGGCGCCTCTCCAGCTGACGACCACCTTGCAGACCGCCTGTGCCACAGGGGATCTGAGCATTCCCGACGTCATGGAACTCCGCCATGCCCGCTCCGTTGCCCGCGATGAGAGCCTAACCAGCCGGGGGTCCGTCGAGTACCGGCTGATCGACGCGGACGTCTCCCTGGAGCGCTGGTGGGCGGGGTGGTGA
- a CDS encoding FkbM family methyltransferase produces MTSADRPISGGNASTPPDRSLAQDANAALRHGGSAAELRAATDVRELLDPAFEDRTDGRPPISVVDIGANPLDDVTPYTLLLDSGAAHVTGFEPQTEALADLQRRAGPQETYLPHVVGDGRSATLHLCASSGFASLLAPDPAQLELLVDFPGLATVVDTLPVDTRRLDDITEIEHIDLLKIDIQGGELAVLQAGRRALSATAAVQAEVGFHRLYTGQPTFADVDLELRAQGFVPHRFVTTRTWPMAPVQWADPLELASRQLVEADVLYVRDPVRTDLMTDGQLARLALIADAGYGSFGLALRCVLELVRRGVLDASAEGRYRALAAQRLAL; encoded by the coding sequence ATGACCAGCGCAGATCGCCCCATCTCCGGAGGGAACGCCTCCACACCGCCGGACCGCTCGCTCGCCCAGGACGCAAATGCGGCCCTGCGGCACGGCGGGTCCGCTGCCGAACTGCGCGCTGCCACGGACGTGCGGGAACTCCTGGACCCGGCATTCGAGGACCGGACCGATGGCCGGCCACCGATCTCGGTGGTCGACATCGGAGCCAACCCGCTCGACGACGTCACGCCGTACACATTGCTGCTCGACTCCGGGGCCGCGCACGTCACCGGCTTCGAGCCGCAGACCGAGGCATTGGCCGACCTGCAGCGCCGGGCCGGTCCGCAGGAGACGTACCTGCCGCACGTGGTCGGCGACGGCAGGAGTGCGACGCTGCACCTGTGTGCGAGCTCCGGGTTCGCCAGCCTGCTGGCACCCGATCCCGCGCAGCTCGAGCTGCTCGTCGACTTCCCCGGGCTGGCGACCGTGGTCGACACCCTGCCGGTGGACACCCGTCGGCTGGACGACATCACCGAGATCGAGCACATCGACCTGCTGAAGATCGACATCCAGGGCGGCGAGCTCGCCGTGCTGCAGGCCGGTCGCCGCGCGCTCTCGGCGACCGCTGCCGTTCAGGCGGAGGTCGGCTTCCACCGGCTCTACACGGGCCAGCCGACGTTCGCGGACGTCGATCTGGAGTTGCGCGCGCAGGGCTTCGTCCCGCACCGTTTCGTCACCACCCGTACCTGGCCGATGGCTCCGGTGCAGTGGGCCGATCCGCTGGAGCTGGCGTCGCGGCAGCTGGTCGAGGCGGACGTGCTGTACGTCCGCGACCCGGTCCGGACGGATCTGATGACGGACGGGCAGCTGGCCAGGCTGGCGCTGATCGCCGACGCCGGCTACGGCAGCTTCGGACTGGCTCTGCGCTGCGTGCTGGAGTTGGTGCGCCGGGGGGTGCTGGACGCATCGGCCGAGGGTCGCTACCGCGCGCTGGCGGCGCAGCGACTGGCGCTCTGA